TTGGACAATTGATGCAATCTATGTATTCGTCAGAAACGTTACCAACAAAAAGAAGCGTCAAAGGAACAAAAATGTTCACTGACGCATCTTTCATATAAGTATAGGAAAGAAATCAGTAGTACGATTTCTAAGCTTGTGGGATTTTATTTAAAATAAAGGTCTCAACAACCTTTGCCACACCATGATTCATATTTGTATCTGTTACATAGTCCGCTATTTCCTTAATGTCATCTGGTGCATTGCCCATTGCGACACCAAGCCCTGCAAAATTAATCATGGCAAGATCATTGTAGCTATCACCGATCGCAATAACCTCTGCTTGTTCAATTCCTAATTTATGAATGAGCTGATGTAAGCTGGTTCCTTTATCAACACCCGCTTCTGTAAACTCCAAGAAAAACGGCTTCGACCGCATCACACTCAATTGACCCTCTAGCTGTTTTTGCAGTTTCTTTTCCACAATTGCTAGCTTAGTAGGATCGTCTACCATTAGCACTTTTACTACTGGTCGTGTGATGGCTTGCTTAAAGCTTTCTACCTCTTTAATGTTCATTCCTGTAATCTCAGACTCTTTTTGGGTGTACGCAGTAACTGTTTCAGCTACGATATCATCCCCAT
The nucleotide sequence above comes from Brevibacillus laterosporus LMG 15441. Encoded proteins:
- a CDS encoding Cof-type HAD-IIB family hydrolase → MHNYRMIVLDLDDTLLQDDHTISTRTKIALMKAQEAGVKVVLASGRPTYAMTHIAEELELAKYGSFILSFNGAKIINWKTKEELFSSTLPVQTVHELYDISKKEQVGILSYDGDDIVAETVTAYTQKESEITGMNIKEVESFKQAITRPVVKVLMVDDPTKLAIVEKKLQKQLEGQLSVMRSKPFFLEFTEAGVDKGTSLHQLIHKLGIEQAEVIAIGDSYNDLAMINFAGLGVAMGNAPDDIKEIADYVTDTNMNHGVAKVVETFILNKIPQA